Proteins encoded together in one Argiope bruennichi chromosome 1, qqArgBrue1.1, whole genome shotgun sequence window:
- the LOC129971203 gene encoding U-scoloptoxin(01)-Er1a-like: MGFFANLCAGLLAMSLALCLVFAQESYPTYSEMDLPKTSFSCWDKVNGAYYADIETDCQMYHVCHRDKNGKTKSTRFLCGNGTVFDQRHLVCQDYRKVKRCQDSTKYYNNVVTLLERLEAKLRSGETEKKILEVENFEFERLN; this comes from the exons ATGGGATTCTTTGCGAATTTGTGTGCTGGTCTGCTGGCAATGTCATTGGCGCTTTGTCTAGTATTTGCACAG gaGTCTTATCCCACCTACTCAGAAATGGATCTGCCAAAAACCAGCTTCTCATGCTGGGACAAAGTGAACGGTGCATACTACGCCGATATTGAAACCGACTGCCAGATGTACCACGTGTGCCATCGGGACAAAAATGGAAAAACGAAAAGCACACGATTTCTATGTGGCAACGGAACTGTTTTTGATCAGCGACACCTGGTGTGCCAAGACTATAGAAAAGTGAAGAGATGTCAGGATTCGACAAAATATTACAACAATGTTGTCACTCTTTTGGAAAGACTGGAGGCTAAACTAAGATCTggtgaaactgaaaaaaaaattctagaagtgGAGAACTTCGAATTCGAAAGGTTAAattga